One genomic segment of Pseudomonas sp. RU47 includes these proteins:
- a CDS encoding type VI secretion system Vgr family protein, protein MFAPANQPRFTLTLEGAQHDLKVLEFTGKEAISQPFRFELELVSERPDLDLESLLHCQAFLRLDAQGSGIHGQIYQVGQGDSGKRLTRYHVSLVPRLTYLGQRINQRIFQHLTVPQIVAQVLKDHSILRDAFEFRLGSEYPVREYCVQYAESDLAFIQRLCAEVGIHYHFQHSPEGHLLVFGDDQTVFPRLAESTLYLPGSGMAGGARAIQRFNVRVETRTSVVTRRDYNFIKPRLQLESRVDAEQRPVLEDYHFPGQFNDRETGKHHAQRALERHVADYRQAEGISDESALVCGHFLQLTEHPRHDWNDLWLLTAVEHHGRQPQVLEESVTSDGEGFQGYRNTFLATPWDVFFRPSLGTEKPRMPGYQPAVVTGPKDTEIHCDEYGRVKVQLAWDRDGELNEHSSCWLRVATNWAHDRYGSVLIPRVGMEVLVGFIDADADKPLVVGCLPNAATPIPLDLPADKTRSIFRTQSSPGGGGYNELRIEDRKGSEEIYLRAQRNWTQHVLNDQQVQVDNQRSIVVTGTARHELKADEQRITHGQRQTEVKQDDHLSVIGDRHIRVSNQAISASGQFHVSAGQQVVIDGGASATIQAGGQWINIGPGGIFSSVPIVVGGAPMAAMSAAPVAPGLPEKLTAAPTAMLTAAQIMSLKGDAPFCEECERCKDGLCAA, encoded by the coding sequence ATGTTCGCGCCTGCCAATCAACCGCGTTTCACGTTGACCCTCGAAGGCGCCCAGCATGACCTCAAGGTCCTTGAGTTCACGGGCAAGGAAGCCATCAGCCAACCGTTTCGCTTCGAGCTGGAACTGGTCAGCGAGCGGCCGGATCTGGACCTTGAAAGCCTGCTGCACTGTCAGGCGTTTCTGCGCCTGGATGCGCAGGGTTCCGGTATCCATGGTCAGATTTATCAGGTCGGGCAGGGCGATTCCGGGAAACGTCTGACGCGCTATCATGTCAGTCTCGTTCCGCGTCTGACGTACCTCGGGCAGCGGATCAATCAGCGGATCTTCCAGCATCTGACGGTTCCGCAGATTGTCGCGCAAGTCCTCAAGGATCATTCGATCTTGCGTGATGCCTTCGAATTTCGCCTCGGCAGCGAATACCCGGTGCGCGAGTATTGCGTGCAATACGCCGAGAGTGATCTGGCCTTCATTCAGCGGTTGTGTGCAGAGGTCGGCATTCACTACCACTTCCAGCACAGTCCCGAAGGCCATCTATTGGTGTTCGGCGACGACCAGACGGTGTTTCCACGTCTGGCTGAGTCGACGCTATATCTGCCGGGCAGCGGCATGGCGGGCGGAGCGCGGGCGATTCAGCGTTTCAACGTGCGGGTGGAAACCCGCACCAGCGTGGTGACCCGGCGCGATTACAATTTCATCAAGCCGCGACTGCAGTTGGAAAGTCGTGTCGACGCTGAGCAGCGCCCGGTGCTGGAGGACTATCACTTCCCTGGCCAATTCAACGATCGTGAAACCGGCAAGCATCACGCTCAGCGGGCACTTGAGCGACATGTCGCCGACTACCGTCAGGCCGAAGGCATCAGCGACGAATCCGCATTGGTTTGCGGACATTTCCTGCAACTGACCGAGCATCCGCGCCATGACTGGAATGACCTGTGGCTGCTGACTGCCGTTGAACACCATGGCCGCCAGCCGCAAGTGCTGGAGGAATCGGTGACCAGCGATGGGGAAGGTTTCCAGGGTTACCGTAATACCTTTCTCGCCACGCCGTGGGACGTGTTCTTTCGCCCGTCGCTGGGGACGGAAAAGCCACGGATGCCCGGTTACCAACCGGCTGTTGTGACCGGGCCGAAAGACACTGAAATCCACTGCGACGAGTACGGCCGGGTCAAGGTGCAGCTCGCATGGGATCGCGACGGAGAATTGAACGAGCATTCCAGTTGCTGGCTGCGCGTTGCCACTAATTGGGCCCACGACCGTTACGGCAGCGTTCTGATTCCGCGAGTCGGCATGGAAGTGCTGGTCGGCTTCATCGATGCCGACGCTGACAAACCCTTGGTCGTGGGCTGCCTGCCCAACGCCGCGACACCGATCCCGCTGGATCTGCCAGCGGACAAGACCCGCAGCATTTTCCGCACTCAGAGCAGCCCCGGCGGTGGCGGCTACAACGAACTGCGCATCGAGGATCGCAAAGGCTCCGAGGAAATCTACCTGCGCGCCCAGCGCAACTGGACGCAGCATGTGTTGAATGATCAACAGGTGCAGGTCGACAACCAGCGCAGCATCGTCGTCACCGGCACCGCCCGCCATGAGTTAAAGGCTGATGAGCAGCGCATCACCCACGGACAGCGGCAGACCGAAGTGAAGCAGGACGACCATCTGAGCGTGATCGGCGACCGGCATATTCGCGTGAGCAATCAGGCGATCAGCGCCAGTGGGCAATTCCACGTCAGCGCCGGTCAGCAAGTGGTCATTGATGGCGGGGCGAGTGCGACGATTCAGGCCGGCGGTCAGTGGATCAACATCGGTCCCGGCGGCATTTTCAGCAGCGTGCCGATTGTCGTGGGCGGCGCACCGATGGCGGCGATGAGTGCCGCACCTGTGGCGCCGGGATTGCCGGAGAAACTCACCGCCGCGCCGACAGCCATGCTGACCGCCGCACAAATCATGAGCCTCAAGGGTGATGCGCCATTCTGCGAAGAGTGTGAGCGTTGCAAGGACGGTCTCTGTGCAGCCTGA
- a CDS encoding DUF4123 domain-containing protein, with translation MQPDFLLPAEWLAREPLSASEQLFVVFSNASEAKPLEAWPEMASPIWAETIYAEWDAVMPYVGIVAADSEFLHWVATTESQDWGWLAVSSASLEEVVAHFRSLTQVLMPGGKTVFFRFWDGRFLLPILQADKVDAAQLFPLIGRCLINGQALGIGGRAQVSGRAFPWWQVPASVLAQQGNDVRTANALQWLSEEHSTLFEAFSEAVLRCKVRRFFQVSMSEESSRSALLAFLLAESE, from the coding sequence GTGCAGCCTGATTTTCTTTTGCCTGCCGAATGGTTGGCGCGGGAACCGTTGAGTGCATCCGAGCAATTGTTCGTGGTGTTCAGCAATGCCAGCGAGGCGAAGCCGCTTGAGGCCTGGCCAGAAATGGCGAGTCCGATCTGGGCCGAGACGATCTATGCCGAGTGGGATGCGGTGATGCCTTACGTGGGAATTGTCGCCGCTGACAGTGAGTTTCTGCATTGGGTCGCCACTACCGAGTCGCAGGATTGGGGATGGCTGGCGGTGTCTTCGGCAAGCCTTGAAGAGGTGGTGGCGCACTTTCGCAGTCTCACCCAAGTGCTGATGCCGGGCGGCAAAACGGTGTTTTTCCGTTTCTGGGACGGGCGCTTTCTGTTGCCGATTCTTCAGGCCGATAAGGTGGATGCGGCACAACTGTTTCCGCTGATCGGGCGTTGTTTGATCAATGGTCAGGCGCTGGGAATTGGCGGCAGGGCGCAGGTGTCGGGGCGGGCATTTCCGTGGTGGCAGGTGCCGGCTTCGGTGCTGGCGCAGCAGGGCAATGACGTTCGAACGGCCAATGCGTTGCAGTGGTTGAGCGAGGAACATTCGACACTTTTCGAAGCCTTTTCAGAGGCAGTTTTGCGTTGCAAGGTGAGGCGGTTTTTTCAGGTTTCAATGTCGGAAGAATCGTCGCGATCGGCGTTGTTGGCGTTTTTGCTGGCAGAGTCAGAGTGA
- a CDS encoding 23S rRNA (adenine(2030)-N(6))-methyltransferase RlmJ, translated as MNYRHAFHAGNHADVFKHLTLTRLIALMSRKEQPFAYLDTHAGIGLYDLQGDQANRTGEYLEGIARLWDQPDLPALTADYMKVLHEMNPDGQLRYYPGSPELARRLTRPQDRVMLNEKHPEDGVLLKDNMAGDRRVKVHLGEGWHVARAMLPVQEKRAVMLIDPPFEQLDEMQRCAASLKEAIGRMRQTVAAIWYPVKDQRALRRFYQDLAGTGAPKLLRVELLVHPLDTPNSLNGSGMAIANPPWGLEEELRELLPWLSKKLGQTQGGWQMDWLIAES; from the coding sequence ATGAATTATCGTCACGCCTTCCATGCCGGCAATCACGCCGATGTGTTCAAACACCTGACCTTGACCCGCCTCATCGCCCTGATGTCGCGCAAGGAGCAGCCGTTTGCCTATCTCGACACACACGCCGGCATCGGTCTGTATGACTTGCAGGGTGATCAGGCCAACCGTACCGGTGAGTACCTGGAAGGTATCGCGCGCTTGTGGGATCAGCCGGATCTGCCGGCGCTGACCGCCGACTACATGAAGGTGCTGCACGAGATGAACCCGGATGGCCAGTTGCGCTATTACCCGGGGTCGCCGGAGCTGGCGCGGCGTCTGACGCGGCCGCAGGATCGGGTGATGCTCAACGAGAAGCACCCGGAAGACGGCGTACTGCTCAAGGACAACATGGCCGGTGATCGTCGGGTCAAGGTTCATCTGGGCGAGGGTTGGCACGTCGCACGGGCGATGTTGCCGGTGCAGGAGAAGCGTGCGGTGATGTTGATTGATCCGCCGTTCGAGCAACTCGACGAGATGCAGCGTTGCGCAGCGTCGTTGAAAGAGGCGATTGGCCGCATGCGTCAAACCGTGGCGGCGATCTGGTATCCGGTGAAGGACCAGCGTGCGTTGCGTCGCTTCTATCAGGATCTGGCCGGTACCGGTGCGCCGAAGTTGCTGCGCGTGGAACTGCTGGTGCACCCGCTGGATACGCCGAATAGCCTGAACGGCTCGGGCATGGCGATTGCCAATCCGCCGTGGGGGCTGGAAGAGGAATTGCGTGAGCTGCTGCCGTGGTTGTCGAAGAAGCTTGGGCAGACCCAGGGCGGGTGGCAGATGGATTGGTTGATTGCCGAGAGCTGA
- the msrA gene encoding peptide-methionine (S)-S-oxide reductase MsrA, with product MVLRSEILVNKNVLPTKEQALPGRETAMTLPEKHFVFEETPLLGPFFQDVDFAIFGLGCFWGAERRFWQREGVVSTVVGYAGGFTPNPTYEEVCSGLTGHAEVVLVVYDKDKVSYEELLAMFWELHNPTQGMRQGNDIGTQYRSVIYATSPEHLDAALKSKATYQAELSKAGLGEISTEIEQAPTVYFAETYHQQYLAKNPEGYCGIGGTGVCMPPSLAGN from the coding sequence ATGGTTCTGCGCTCGGAAATTCTGGTGAACAAAAACGTGCTCCCGACTAAAGAACAAGCTTTGCCCGGCCGCGAAACTGCGATGACCCTGCCTGAAAAGCACTTCGTCTTCGAAGAAACCCCACTGCTTGGCCCGTTTTTCCAGGACGTCGACTTTGCGATTTTCGGTCTGGGCTGCTTCTGGGGCGCCGAGCGCCGCTTCTGGCAGCGCGAAGGCGTGGTCAGCACGGTCGTCGGTTATGCCGGCGGTTTCACGCCGAACCCGACTTACGAAGAAGTCTGCTCGGGCCTGACCGGCCACGCGGAAGTGGTGCTGGTGGTGTATGACAAGGATAAAGTCAGCTACGAAGAGCTGCTGGCGATGTTCTGGGAACTGCACAACCCGACGCAGGGCATGCGTCAGGGCAATGACATCGGCACGCAGTACCGCTCGGTGATCTACGCGACCTCGCCTGAGCATCTGGATGCGGCGCTGAAAAGCAAAGCGACCTACCAGGCTGAGCTGTCGAAAGCAGGTCTGGGTGAAATCAGCACCGAGATCGAACAGGCTCCGACCGTGTACTTCGCCGAGACGTATCACCAGCAGTATCTGGCGAAGAATCCTGAGGGTTACTGCGGGATTGGCGGCACCGGCGTGTGCATGCCACCGAGCCTGGCGGGTAACTGA
- a CDS encoding putative bifunctional diguanylate cyclase/phosphodiesterase, with protein MKSQPDAASRMAAEVVTQLPVPSRLGMLRFERLNEASWAMLFLDPNCERQFGQPAVELCALVGSPYASLMEPEARYQLHDAIQQQLTASPHYLVRYTLHTAAGALSILELGEAYKQHNRHLLRGYLLAVDHVFDEAPPLPSVDLETQNSRLQIALELNQRAQQEQLQHLERVRAQQDLILLLARQRYSTHNSLQEAAELITRCACDIYEIDCASLWNLEGQHLVPISAYHRATQEYILPDVIDISGFPDYMDALHGSRAIDAHNAMRDPRTREMAEALRPRDVNAMLDASIRVDGQVVGVLCLEQTGVTRAWQSDEIAFAGELADQFAQVINNHNRRTATSALHLFQRAVEQSANAFLLVNCDGVVEYVNPSFTAITQYTTEEVHGQRLSELPALENLSELLFDAPSALAKSNSWQGEFKSRRKNLEPYWGQLSISKVYGDNRELTHYIGIYEDITQTKLAQQRIERLAYTDNLTNLGNRPAFIRNLDERFARDSDTPISLLLVDIDNFKRINDSLGHQTGDKLLISLARRLRNSLSPSGSLARFASNEFAVLLDDTDLATGQQIANQLLATLDKPMFVDNQLISVTGSVGLACAPLHGRDPQTLMRNAGLALHKAKANGKHQVQVFTEALNAEASYKLFVENNLRRALTQNELDVFYQPKLCLRSGRLLGMEALLRWNHPERGMIRPDQFISVAEETGLIIPIGKWIARQACRMSKALTAAGMGNLQVAINLSPKQFSDPDLVASIANILKEEALPANLLELELTEGLLLEATEDTHLQLDQLKRLGLTLAMDDFGTGYSSLSYLKKFPIDIIKIDRSFIHEIPDNQDDMEITSAVIAMAHNLKLKVVAEGIETAEQLAFLRRHRCDVGQGYLFDRPIPGAELIQALKRYPRGPLCL; from the coding sequence ATGAAGAGCCAACCCGATGCCGCCAGCCGTATGGCGGCCGAGGTAGTGACGCAGTTGCCTGTGCCCTCGCGGCTCGGCATGCTGCGTTTCGAGCGCTTGAATGAAGCCAGTTGGGCCATGCTGTTTCTCGATCCCAACTGTGAACGCCAGTTCGGTCAGCCGGCTGTCGAGCTTTGCGCGCTGGTCGGCTCCCCCTACGCCAGCCTGATGGAACCCGAAGCGCGTTATCAACTGCACGACGCGATCCAGCAACAGCTGACCGCCAGCCCGCATTATCTGGTGCGATACACCCTGCACACCGCGGCCGGTGCGCTGAGCATTCTGGAACTGGGCGAAGCCTACAAACAACACAACCGTCATCTGCTGCGCGGCTATCTGCTGGCGGTCGATCACGTCTTCGACGAAGCGCCGCCACTGCCCTCCGTTGACCTCGAAACCCAGAACTCCCGCCTGCAGATCGCTCTGGAACTCAACCAGCGCGCCCAGCAGGAACAACTGCAGCACCTGGAACGCGTACGCGCCCAGCAGGACCTGATTCTGCTGCTCGCGCGCCAGCGCTACAGCACGCACAACTCGCTGCAAGAAGCCGCCGAACTGATCACCCGCTGCGCCTGCGATATCTATGAGATCGACTGCGCCAGCCTGTGGAACCTCGAAGGCCAGCATCTGGTGCCGATCTCCGCGTATCACCGCGCGACCCAGGAGTACATTCTCCCGGACGTGATCGACATCAGCGGCTTTCCCGACTACATGGACGCCCTGCACGGCAGCCGCGCCATCGACGCGCACAATGCAATGCGTGACCCGCGTACCCGTGAGATGGCCGAGGCCCTGCGCCCGCGCGACGTCAACGCGATGCTCGACGCCAGCATCCGCGTCGACGGCCAGGTCGTCGGCGTACTGTGTCTGGAGCAGACCGGCGTCACCCGCGCCTGGCAGTCCGACGAAATCGCCTTTGCCGGGGAACTGGCCGACCAGTTCGCGCAAGTCATCAACAACCACAACCGCCGCACCGCCACCAGCGCCCTGCACCTGTTCCAGCGTGCGGTCGAGCAAAGCGCCAACGCGTTTTTGCTGGTCAATTGCGACGGCGTGGTCGAGTACGTCAATCCAAGTTTTACCGCGATCACCCAGTACACCACCGAGGAAGTCCACGGCCAGCGCCTGTCCGAGCTGCCGGCGCTGGAAAACCTCAGTGAATTGTTGTTCGACGCGCCCTCGGCGCTGGCCAAGAGCAACAGTTGGCAGGGCGAATTCAAGAGCCGCCGCAAGAACCTCGAACCGTACTGGGGCCAGTTGTCGATCTCCAAGGTCTACGGCGACAACCGTGAACTGACCCACTACATCGGCATCTACGAAGACATCACCCAGACCAAACTGGCGCAGCAGCGCATCGAGCGTCTGGCCTACACCGACAACCTGACCAACCTCGGCAATCGCCCGGCGTTTATCCGCAATCTGGACGAACGCTTCGCCCGCGATAGCGATACCCCGATCAGCCTGTTGCTGGTGGACATCGACAACTTCAAACGGATCAACGACAGCCTCGGTCACCAGACCGGCGACAAGCTGCTGATCAGTCTGGCCCGGCGTCTGCGCAATAGTCTGAGCCCGAGCGGCAGCCTCGCGCGCTTCGCCAGTAACGAGTTTGCGGTGCTGCTCGACGATACCGATCTGGCGACCGGCCAGCAGATCGCCAACCAATTGCTGGCGACGCTGGATAAACCGATGTTCGTCGACAACCAGTTGATCAGCGTTACCGGTTCGGTCGGCCTGGCCTGCGCGCCGCTGCACGGTCGCGACCCGCAAACCCTGATGCGTAACGCCGGTCTGGCGCTGCACAAGGCCAAGGCCAACGGCAAACATCAGGTGCAAGTCTTCACCGAAGCGCTGAATGCCGAGGCCAGTTACAAACTGTTCGTCGAGAACAACCTGCGTCGCGCCCTGACCCAGAACGAGCTGGACGTGTTCTATCAGCCCAAGCTGTGCCTGCGCAGCGGTCGTCTGCTCGGCATGGAAGCGCTGCTGCGCTGGAATCACCCGGAACGCGGCATGATCCGCCCGGACCAGTTCATCAGCGTCGCCGAAGAAACCGGCCTGATCATTCCGATCGGCAAGTGGATCGCCCGTCAGGCCTGCCGCATGAGCAAAGCGCTGACCGCTGCTGGGATGGGCAATCTGCAGGTGGCGATCAACCTGTCGCCGAAACAGTTCTCCGACCCGGATCTGGTCGCCTCCATCGCCAACATTCTCAAGGAAGAAGCGCTGCCGGCCAATCTGCTTGAACTGGAGCTGACCGAAGGCCTGCTGCTGGAAGCCACCGAAGACACGCACTTGCAGCTCGACCAGCTCAAGCGCCTCGGGCTGACGCTGGCCATGGACGACTTCGGCACCGGTTACTCGTCGCTGAGCTATCTGAAGAAATTCCCGATCGACATCATCAAGATCGATCGCAGCTTCATCCACGAAATCCCCGACAATCAGGACGACATGGAAATCACCTCAGCAGTGATTGCCATGGCCCACAACCTGAAACTCAAGGTCGTGGCGGAAGGCATCGAGACTGCCGAACAACTGGCGTTCCTGCGTCGGCATCGTTGCGACGTCGGCCAGGGTTACCTGTTCGACCGGCCGATCCCGGGCGCAGAACTCATTCAAGCGCTGAAACGCTACCCGCGCGGCCCGCTCTGCCTCTGA
- a CDS encoding alkaline phosphatase D family protein: protein MLKPTIGPIIGHITTNHARIFMRGDRQNNALVFAGVRYRAAGAQPWSKGNFARLSEWRDMSHVFAIDNLSSDTEYEYQAGWFSPMSPVHTPDSVAELPLQWPREIYRLRTRSSKARQPRAYIVGSCRYLRMTAGIASLPQLGDRIFASINQVIEGIQPPISAVMMTGDQIYVDDLNLLAPDREYKDILSKYRAAFSQPNIQRLMSGTSTYMILDDHEIEDNWPANASTSDDDLYRNAMAAYDLYQASHSPAHPLTTNGEVDHSTLEHYWYQFSDGDIEWFVTDSRTRRNLSADDRRILDEAQEQALLKWLSNSTARVKYVVTSVMFYPDRKLHGDDAWKAFPEQRLRLLETIRTRRIKNVVFISGDVHGSLTARLTHSEDPDFEVHTVVSSPLCNSKLLPYAKASTFILNQPLVRTAAGDYRHELTSTVVSEDNFAHMVVEAGQIQVNYHDRDGKRMQSISIPLR from the coding sequence ATGTTAAAACCAACTATCGGCCCGATTATCGGCCACATTACAACTAATCACGCACGCATATTCATGCGTGGCGACCGGCAGAACAATGCATTGGTATTTGCCGGCGTACGTTATCGCGCCGCCGGTGCACAACCGTGGTCAAAAGGTAACTTTGCGCGCCTGAGCGAGTGGCGTGATATGTCGCATGTGTTCGCAATCGATAACTTGAGTAGCGATACCGAGTATGAATATCAGGCCGGCTGGTTCAGTCCGATGAGTCCCGTGCATACCCCGGACAGCGTCGCCGAACTGCCGCTGCAATGGCCGCGCGAGATTTATCGCCTGCGCACTCGTTCCAGCAAAGCCCGGCAGCCCAGAGCCTATATCGTCGGCTCCTGCCGCTATCTGCGCATGACCGCCGGCATCGCTTCCCTGCCACAACTGGGCGACCGGATCTTCGCGTCCATCAATCAGGTGATCGAAGGCATACAACCGCCGATCAGCGCAGTAATGATGACCGGCGATCAAATCTACGTCGACGATTTGAATCTGCTCGCACCCGATCGCGAATACAAAGATATCCTCAGCAAGTACCGCGCCGCGTTTTCCCAACCGAATATTCAACGTTTGATGTCGGGCACTTCGACTTACATGATTCTCGACGATCACGAAATCGAAGATAACTGGCCCGCCAATGCCAGCACATCCGACGACGACTTATACCGTAACGCCATGGCCGCTTATGATCTGTATCAGGCCAGTCATAGTCCGGCACATCCGCTGACAACTAACGGTGAAGTAGATCACTCGACACTTGAGCATTACTGGTATCAATTCAGCGACGGCGATATCGAATGGTTTGTGACTGACAGTCGTACCCGCCGCAACTTGTCAGCCGATGATCGACGCATCCTCGACGAGGCACAGGAACAGGCCCTGCTCAAATGGCTGAGCAACAGCACCGCGCGGGTCAAGTACGTGGTCACCAGCGTTATGTTCTATCCGGACCGCAAGCTCCACGGCGATGACGCCTGGAAAGCCTTTCCCGAGCAGCGCCTGCGCCTGCTGGAGACCATCCGCACCCGACGCATCAAGAATGTCGTGTTCATCTCCGGAGACGTACATGGCTCGCTGACCGCTCGCTTGACCCACAGCGAAGACCCGGACTTCGAAGTCCACACCGTGGTGTCCTCGCCGCTGTGCAACAGCAAACTGCTGCCTTACGCCAAGGCGTCCACGTTCATTCTGAATCAGCCGCTGGTGCGCACGGCGGCGGGCGATTACCGGCATGAGCTGACCAGCACGGTGGTCAGTGAAGACAATTTCGCCCACATGGTGGTCGAGGCCGGGCAGATTCAGGTCAATTACCACGACCGCGATGGCAAACGCATGCAATCGATCAGCATTCCTCTGCGCTGA